A window of the Pelagibaculum spongiae genome harbors these coding sequences:
- the trmB gene encoding tRNA (guanosine(46)-N7)-methyltransferase TrmB produces the protein MSTDQNNTEENTSQENTVQEKRLRKIRSFVLREGRMTPGQQRGLDTVFPKYGRSVEQGAVELDQWFARSGSQRVLEIGFGMGASLLEMAQAEPDVDFIGIEVHKPGVGHLLNDAIKADVTNLRVYAEDAVEVLNQCIADQSIDRLQLYFPDPWHKKRHNKRRIVQPEFVQTIRNKLKIGGQFHLATDWENYAEHMMEVMEVAEGYVNNQGEKQYTPRPDWRPLTKFENRGHRLGHGVWDLIYRRES, from the coding sequence ATGAGCACTGATCAGAATAATACCGAAGAAAATACCAGCCAAGAAAATACTGTCCAAGAGAAGCGTTTGCGTAAAATCCGCAGCTTTGTTTTGCGCGAAGGCCGTATGACCCCGGGCCAACAACGTGGATTAGATACTGTTTTTCCAAAGTATGGTCGCAGTGTTGAGCAAGGGGCTGTTGAGTTGGACCAGTGGTTTGCTCGTAGCGGTAGCCAACGGGTATTGGAAATTGGTTTTGGCATGGGCGCTTCATTGTTGGAGATGGCGCAGGCTGAGCCGGATGTTGATTTTATTGGTATCGAAGTGCATAAACCGGGTGTGGGTCATTTGCTGAATGACGCGATTAAAGCAGATGTCACCAATCTGCGAGTCTATGCCGAAGATGCAGTCGAAGTGCTCAATCAATGCATTGCCGATCAATCGATTGATCGCTTGCAGTTATATTTCCCAGATCCATGGCATAAAAAGCGTCATAACAAGCGCCGCATTGTTCAGCCTGAATTTGTTCAAACCATTCGTAACAAATTGAAAATTGGTGGTCAGTTCCATTTGGCAACCGATTGGGAAAACTATGCCGAGCATATGATGGAAGTAATGGAAGTGGCTGAAGGTTATGTGAATAACCAGGGTGAAAAGCAATATACCCCTCGTCCAGATTGGCGTCCATTAACCAAATTTGAAAACCGTGGCCATCGTTTGGGGCATGGCGTTTGGGATTTAATTTACCGTCGTGAAAGTTAG
- a CDS encoding TMEM165/GDT1 family protein → MDWKVFISVFGAVFIAELGDKTQLATMLFAADKDVSKWTVFAGASAALIVASAIGVLAGSFLSEYINERYLNYAAGVGFIAIGLWTLLRS, encoded by the coding sequence ATGGATTGGAAAGTATTTATTAGTGTTTTTGGTGCGGTATTTATTGCTGAGCTGGGTGATAAAACTCAACTAGCCACCATGTTATTTGCTGCAGACAAAGATGTAAGTAAGTGGACTGTGTTTGCCGGTGCTTCTGCTGCATTAATTGTTGCATCGGCCATTGGCGTATTGGCGGGCAGTTTTCTTAGCGAATATATTAATGAACGCTATTTAAATTATGCAGCAGGCGTAGGTTTTATTGCGATCGGTTTATGGACGTTGTTACGATCATAA